Genomic DNA from Candidatus Angelobacter sp.:
TCTCCGGTCGCACCGCCACTTCCGGGAAGTTCCCCTCCATCTGTTTCCGAACCCGTGTAGCATCGGTTTCAGCAACGGCAAGCTGGGTGACGATGCCCTTGGGCAGGCCCAGCAACTCGAAGCTCAATGGCTCGCGGCACAGGGAGATCGAGTGCAGGAACGGCTCAAAGGACTCCGGATCGTAACCGGCCGGAAGCGCGAGTTGAAGTTCAACCAGGGAGTTTCGTTCTAGCGACTCCGGTTCGGGTTCCGGCTCAGGTTCCGGAAGCGGCGTCGTCGGGACTGGAGCCAGCTTTTGACTCAGCCGTTGGACAAAGGAACTGAGGAATGTGGGCCTGCGGCCGTCTTCCTCTGGTGGCTCCGGCTGGACATACTGAAAGGGAACGAAGGCTGGTTCGGGTGCGACAGGGAAGTCAAACACCTGCCAGCCTCGCCCGCGCTGTTCCCAGCGCCGGAATTGCTCCGTCAGCAGTTCATGGACAGAGGCCATTATTTCTCCGGCTCAGGTGTTGGCTTCACGGGTTTGTAGAGTTCGCCCAAAATGGGTGCCTGCTCATACTGTTTGATGAGTTTGAGGCCCTTGGCAGCCACCGCGTCCTCGGCCAGTCGTTTGACGACACCGGAGACGACCTCCAGATACATCAGACGCGTGTCGTGGCGATAATAGGTCTCCTTGCGAAAAAAGCGCTCGTACACGGGGCCGAAGACCGGCGCCTTGATGAGGGCGGCATCCAGGTCTCGCAAACCCATCGCCACGGCATTACGCAGGGTGTAAATGAGCAAGGTGAGTGCGGCCATGAGAAGGAGCGTGCCTAGAATGAAACCCGCCTCCCGCCAGGTGAAAATAACGATGGCGGTAAAGGAGATCAGTAGAACCGCCAACTGCCACAGCTTAATGACAGCGGGAATCTCGGCGAAGCGGCAGGAGAAGAAGAAACTCCTGCCAAACGGCGCGGCGCACACGTCGAACACGAGGCGTTCGCGCACCATGCGGAGATAATATCTCTTGTCTGACAGGATCCCGCCCTCGGCGAATTCGACGCGGGCCATCTCCATGCCGGGCACCTCACGCGCTTTCAACTCCTGCTCAACCGAATCGTAGAACTCCGAAGATGACAGTTGGAAGCCCTCGACAAACGCAATCCAATGTTGCAGCACCTCGGCCTTCTTCGATTGGAGGAAGCCGAACATGGTCAGGCGGGAGTTTTTCGTTTACCCGGAATGAAGATGAGCGCAGCGCCCGCGATGAGCGCCAGCCAGGCACCAATCCCGAGTTGGTTGAGCAGGTCGCCGCCCAAACGGCTGGTTGCGTAAATGAGGATGGCGAACGGGCACAGCCCGGCCAGCCGGCGAACGAAACCCGTGTTCAACCCCGCAATGCCCAGCACCAGCGTGACGATTGCGAGCAAAGGCATCAGCCACACCAGCCGGTAGGACTCGAAGTTCTTCTGGATATCGAGGCCGCTTACCCCTACTTCAAGGATTTTGATCCATGGCAGGAAAAACGAGAGGCACAGGATTGCCGCGCTCGCGCTGATGAGGGCGTGTAGTAGTTTGGTCGACGAATCGGTAACGGCCGGCTGACTGGGTGAGGGTGAGGTCCGAGGCTGTCCTTCGGAAGGAGGTGGTGACGGCATGGTAATTCTCCGTGGATGATTGTTTACGGCAATACGACACCACAACAAAGCACTCGCTCCGAGTGGGAACAAATTAGGAACATCCTTAGCACCTTCGGGCCTAAATGGCTGACTGAAGGGACGGGTGAATGATAGAGGAAGACAACAAACAGTCAAAGCCAAATACCACCGACGTGAACGCGCACAAACACGTTAGTGCACGTGTCTGGCCTTTCTGGCTATTCCGGGAGCAAACTTAAAAAAGAAAAACGCTTGCGATGTAAGCTAAAATAGCTTACGTTAGCATCTGTAGCCAGACGTGGGGCTAAAAAGCGCCCCGCCCGCGGGTGCGGAGAATCGTCTTGCCACTTAATAAATGAACACACTCATAAACGCACAGCGACCGGAAGCGCGAGGTCAAGGACCTAAATACTTCCTAGACATCGAGGGCACCGTACACGAATGGGACAAGGATACCATCACGACCGAAGAAATAATTCGGCTCGGTGGCTGGGACCCATCGCAAGGTGCCATCGAAATCGACAAGGACAACAACGAGCACACATTGAAGCCCGGCGAGATTGTTGAGCTTAAACCTGGGCACGGGTTCAGCAAAAAAGTTCGCTGGAAGAGGGGCTAGCCATGCAGGCACGCATTGAGCAGGAATTGGATTTGCTTCGGCGGCATTTTCCTAAACTGGAATACGTGAAGGAGGGGCATTGGATAAAGATTCCTTCCTACTCAATGCCGCCTGACTGGAATCGGCCTACTGCGGACTTAGCTTTCCAAATTCCCATAGGATACCCGGGTACACCTCCTTACGGATTCTACATGGAGATTAGCGTCTTGTTTAAGGGACAGCGCCCAAACAATTACACTGAACCGGCAGGAACACAGCCGCCATTCGGAGGAAAGTGGGGAATCTTTTCGTGGGCACCACAAGACGGTGAATGGCGAGCTACCGCCGATCTGAGTTCTGGTTGTAATCTGCTGAATTGGGTTCTTGGATTTGCTGACAGACTTAGGGAGGGCGTCTAAAATGGAAAGTACTGGCTTGGAATTCCCGCGCGACATATATCGCAAGCTTTGGGAGCATCTGCTGCCAGCGCAGCAATGCAATGAGGAAGCAGCTTTCGCCTTTGTTCATCCGACTGAGGAGAGTTCAATGTTTCGTCTGGTCGAATGGTATCCTATTATGCCGGATGGCTTCGCGTACCAGTCCTCTTATCACTTGGAACTTGCTGATAAAGAAAGGGCCAAGATCATTAAAAAAGCGCATGACTTGGACGCATCGATCGTTGAACTCCACTCCCACCTATCGATTGAGAAACCAGCTTTCTCTCTGAGCGATCTTCACGGATTCGAGGAAACGGTACCGCATTTCCTGTGGCGGTTGAAGGGCAAACCATACTTCGCAGTGGTCGTTTCACGATACGGGTTTGATGGCCTGGTATGGTTTCCAAATTCGGAGACGCGCGTCCAGCTTCAGTGTATACGTGTGGGAGAGGAAGTGTTCCGAGCGACAGGCAAAACCCTGAAATCATTATGAACAAACGACAAGAGAATCGCTTTGATCGTCAATTGCGCTTCTTCGGGAGAGCCGGTCAAAAACGCATACAGTCGGCAAAGGTCGCGGTAGTTGGAGTTGGAGGGCTCGGCACCCATGTTGTCCAACAACTTTCATTGTTGGGAGTCAAAAAATTAAGTTTGGTGGATGCACAGGAACTAGACGAGACAAACTTGAACCGGTACGTCGGGGCGCGACACGACGATCCGATTCCCGGCACTTTGAAAGTGAACATCGGGGAGCGCCTTGCGCATACAATTGATCCTACCATTCAGATTGAAAAAATCTCCGATTCAGTCGTGTGCGACGAAGCCTTTTCCGCAATTAAGAGTACCGATTATGTATTCGGGTGCGTGGACAACGAAGGGACGAGGTTGGTTTTGACAGAGCTTTGCGCCGCCTATGCCAAACCATACTTCGATCTGGCGTCCGATATAATTCCGGGAGATCGGCCTGCGTATGGCGGTCGTGTTGCCGTTGCCTGGGATGGAAATGGTTGCTTAGCGTGTCTTGGAATTTTGGACATAAAGGATGCGCAACTACAACTCGCTCGACCCGAGGCTCAACGGGATCAGAATGCAATTTACGGAGTAGAACGCAGACTCCTTGGCCAGGTTGGTCCATCTGTTGTTTCAATCAATGGTGCTGTGGTGTCCATCGCGGTAACGGAATTCGTGGCAGGTATCACAGGTTTGCGCCGTCCATTCCGACTGCTGAATTATTATGGCCAATCGGGGAAAATGACGGTGAGTCAAGATGAGCCTCAGACAGATTGCTACTACTGCAAGTCTCTTTGGGGCAAGTCAGACCACGCAGAAGTTGAAAGATATATTGGGGCGGGCATCGGCCAGTGGCTTCGATGAGTTCTGTCACCATTCCAATAGCTGCTTCGATTGCGACGCACCCCGCAGTAGCGGAATGTGGCCGAAAAGAGACCAGCCTTGCATGGAAGTCAGGGGCTCATGCCATGACAGGCCGGG
This window encodes:
- a CDS encoding ThiF family adenylyltransferase, which produces MNKRQENRFDRQLRFFGRAGQKRIQSAKVAVVGVGGLGTHVVQQLSLLGVKKLSLVDAQELDETNLNRYVGARHDDPIPGTLKVNIGERLAHTIDPTIQIEKISDSVVCDEAFSAIKSTDYVFGCVDNEGTRLVLTELCAAYAKPYFDLASDIIPGDRPAYGGRVAVAWDGNGCLACLGILDIKDAQLQLARPEAQRDQNAIYGVERRLLGQVGPSVVSINGAVVSIAVTEFVAGITGLRRPFRLLNYYGQSGKMTVSQDEPQTDCYYCKSLWGKSDHAEVERYIGAGIGQWLR